The region CTCTGGGCTTGGCTAAAAGCCAAGCTCCACTGAGTCTCCTAAGGGCGTTTTGAGCCCTGGAGCCCTTTCAACCCCAGTCTTGGGTGGGAGTACCAGTAAAATAGCAAAGCTGAACTGATATTGACTAGGGTTGGGGACCCCTCCGCAGTCTCATTCTAACCCTTCGGCTACCCTGAACCAGCTCTGCGCAGCCCCACAGCTCCAGAAGAGTCCCCATGAATCAAAAAGGGGGAGTTGAGgtccccagagggaagggatgtggCCAGGTCAGAGCCCAGAGTAAGAGGAGCATGAGGATGGGAGCCTTCAACACCTTCCTGGCTTGTCCTCCGCCGTTGCTCTCAGACCTCAGAGTACAAATGAGTGGATTTCTGCCACCTTCTGATGCTTTATAGTCCTAGGGGTATGCGGGACCTCTGGGCAGAGAGGGGGTAGGGGAGATCTCCTAGCCTAGTTGAGAGATCAACCCTGGGGGTAACCCTATCTCGtatcctctctcccttccaggCCCAGCCACTTCCCCACCCCTCAGCACAACCACCACAGCCCGGCCCACACCCCTGACCAGCACGGCCTCGCCCGCAGCCACCACCCCACTCCGCCGGGCACCCCTCACCACACACCCTGTGGGTGCCATCAATCAGCTGGGACCTGACCTACCTCCAGCCACCGCCCCGGCCCCCAGCACCCGGCGGCCCCCCGCCCCTAATCTGCACGTGTCCCCAGAACTCTTTTGTGAACCTCGAGAGGTGCGGCGGGTCCAGTGGCCGGCCACCCAGCAGGGTATGCTGGTGGAGAGGCCCTGCCCCAAGGGGACTCGAGGTGAGTGCCAAGCCCAGGTGACCTCTGCTGCAGCTGGCTTAGGGAATGACCACTGCTGACCTGGCCAGGGAGGGGACAGGGGACATGCCCCAGCTCAGCTTGGATGCACTTACCCGTCTACCTTCCCTGCCCAGTGGGCCGTATGCAGGGGCCGTGCTTCATGTCTGCAGCTGTGTCCCCAGGGCTCAATCACAACTCAGTTagtgccccctgccccacccctgttCCCTCCTGCAAGTCTAAGCAGCTGCCATGCAAAGCCCAGGATGGACCCTGCAGGGAGCCCCTGGGAGGTAACCTGAGTCCTGGCCTCAGACCGAAAGGGACACAGgcccaggaggggctgggggcaggacaCAGCAGCTGATGCACCAGAGAAGGCAGGGCCAGGACCAGGCTCCAGGGATCCGAGCAAAGGGTTGGAGAGACTTTGCGGGAGGtgtggtggggcttcccaggtaggctTGACTGGAAGGCTCCAGCTTTGTGGTAGGCCAAGCTGGAAGAGAAGTCGAGAGGGCGGGTTTAGGGGAAGTGGGTGGCTCATGTCACCTCAGAGTGACACCTCTCTTTGACTGTCTGGCCTGTTTCATGTCCGGTCTTCCGTGTCCCCTCATCTCTCCCCTCACCTGCTCGCCCCCGTCTCTCTGCCATCTCCTTTCTCCCTGCTCTGGCCcgtcttcctctccctccccatggCTCCCTCCTCTGTTCCTGTGTGTCTGTCCCTACAGGAATTGCCTCCTTCCAGTGTCTACCAGCCCTGGGGCTCTGGAATCCCCGGGGCCCTGACCTCAGCAACTGCACCTCCCCCTGGGTCAACCAGGTGGCCCAGAAGGTACCAGCAGCCACCCCGCCCCCAGATGGGCACACGTGCTTACCCTGCTGGCCCTGGTGCCCGGGCACAGCAGGGGTGGTGGAACTCCTGGGGAGACAGGCCAAGGTCCACCCCTAGCCTCCAGAGGGAACAGACAAGAGGGGGTGGACCAGGGCAGGCAGAGAGAAGGGGCCACAGAGAGGGCTGAGCGGGGCTGAGCAGACCAGCTGTGTGGAGAGAGAAGCCCCCTGACAAGGCTGGGGgccccccctcctgcctcccgcaGATCAAGAGCGGGGAGAACGCAGCCAACATTGCCAGCGAGCTGGCCCGCCACACCCGGGGCTCCATCTACGCGGGTGATGTGTCCTCCTCTGTGAAGCTGATGGAGCAACTGCTGGACATTCTGGACGCCCAGCTTCAGGCACTGCGGCCCATTGAGCGCGAGTCAGCCGGCAAGAACTATAACAAGGTGGGCCCGGTGGCAGGGGCTGTGGGGCAAGGGCACTGccctgggaacttgggaggcaCCCAGCCTGGCACTGCAGAGCCGGGCGGCCACCCACGGCCAGGAGAGGAGAAGGCAGGACAGAGCCCAGGCCGGCCAGGACTCCTTCCTGGATGGTCCTGGGGGCATGGGGGCTCCCTTAGGAATGGTTCTTGCTCATGGGCTAGCCCCAGGTCAGTGGCAGAGACAGAAGAGGAATCTCTCTGGTGCCCAGACGTGAGTGTCAGGGTTCGAGGAGAGAGGCTGGGAGACCAGCCCTCACACCACCTCCTTCTTCCCTCAGATGCACAAGCGGGAGAGAACTTGCAAGGACTACATCAAGGTGAGGCCTGGGGGCTTGTCTCCTGAATGAGTGGGGCCGGCCCCAGGTGGCACCGGGGGATAGAGGTTCGGAGAAGGGGGTGCAGAACCCAGCTGGAGGGACTGAGGGACGGGGAAGTCGCAGCATTGCCCCGCCACACTTGCAGGCTGTGGTGGAGACGGTGGACAACCTCCTGCGGCCAGAGGCCCTCGAGTCCTGGAAGGACATGAACGCCACCGAGCAGGTGCACACGGCCACCATGCTGCTGGacgtcctggaggagggcgcctTCCTGCTGGCGGACAACGTCAGGGAGCCGGCCCGCTTTCTGGCCGCCAAGCAGAACGTGGGTGAGTGCTGCTGTCACGCTGGGGCAAGTTGGGGTGCAGAACTTGAATGGGGTGGGTCCCTGTTCCTCCTGGACACCCCTGGGCTACCCTGGGCCTCAACCTTGCCCGGACCTCTGGACTGTGGACAGACCCCAACCTTGTGTGCCCTGCCACCCCGTGTCCCCACAGTCCTCGAGGTCACAGTCCTGAACACTGAGGGCCAAGTGCAGGAGCTGGTGTTCCCCCAGGAGTACCCGAGCGAGAACTCAATCCAGCTGTCTGCCAACACCATCAAGCAGAACAGCCGCAACGGTCAGTGTCCCAACCCTGAGCCAGCACCCCAGCTCCTCTCACGGGGAAGTTCTTAACTCTGATCAGGCTGAAGACTCTGATAAGAGGTTGGAGCCCATAGCAACACACAGAGGTGTCCTTCGTTCAAGCTAGTGTAACATTTCGAGGGATTCAGGGGAACCCCACAAAACCCCACAGAACCTCAGATTGGAGAGGTCAATCCTGTGTGACAGCAGTTGATCCTCAGAGCTTAGGGCAGGTTGTGCCATTTCAGATTAAGGCCAGGAGAGGTTAGGGATTTGCTCAGAAAGTGAGAGGTGGGTGAGGTGTGTCCTGGACCACTACCTTGCCATTGGGAACTGCCTGCAACTGAGCAGTGGTCCCGCGGAAGGGCTCCCAGAGCCCACTTGCCTGGGCGGCAGCCTGACTTCAGAGGTCCCAGCGGCCAGTGCACCTGGAGGGCGGCACCGGCCAGGAGCTGACAGCACACCTGCTGGGCCTGTCCTACCTAGGAGTGGTCAAGGTTGTCTTCATTCTCTACAACAACCTGGGCCTCTTCCTGTCCACCGAGAACGCCACGGTGAAGCTGGCGGGCGAAGCAGGCTCGGGGGGCCCAGGGGGCGCCTCTCTGGTGGTGAACTCGCAGGTCATCGCGGCATCCATCAACAAGGAGTCCAGCCGAGTCTTCCTCATGGACCCTGTCATCTTCACTGTGGCCCACCTGGAGGTGAGCTGAGATGCCCTGTCCTTCCGTGAGTGTCCCAGCACCCTCCGCTTTCCCAGGCTGCGGCTCCATACCCCCTACAGTGTGTTCGCTCACCCCGAGAGCAAGTTACAACCCCTCCCTGGAGAAGCAGCCCCCCGGCCCCCACCTTAGCAGCTCGGGCCATCTGTCCCCAGAGATCTCAGGCTGTGACCTGGAGCCGGAAGCCCCAGGCGTGTCTCTCCTGCTTGTCTCCATGGTGGGGTGTGAGGGCTAGGGCTGGACTCCCAGCTCTgaccccccggcccccaccccacaACAGGCCAAGAACCACTTCAACGCTAACTGCTCCTTCTGGAACTACTCAGAGCGCTCCATGCTGGGCTACTGGTCAACCCAGGGCTGCCGCTTGGTGGAGTCCAACAAGACCCATACCACGTGTGCCTGCAGCCACCTCACCAACTTCGCCGTGCTCATGGCGCACCGCGAGATCGTAAGCTGGCTGGCGTCCCGCTCCTCTTGGTGGGCCTGCTTGCTGGCCCAGCCTTGCATGGCCTCAGAGAGCACTGCTTGGGTGGTGCCAGGGAAGGCCACCTTCATGGGCATGGGGGGCCCGAGTCTTGCCCAGGGCAGGAGGCCACATATCTGGCTCTCCCTAGTCCAAGTTCCACCTTCTCCCAAGGCCCGCTGGAGAAGCAAGTTGGTGTCAACCTTTGTCATCTCGCCACAAGCCTGCCAGAGAATGGGAAGTGAGCATGCCATCTGTAGAGGGGTGGGGGCCTGGCTAGTTGACCGGGGTGGGGTGGAAGGCCAGGTAGGTGGCAGAAGGCCCAGTGGGCTGCAGCTCGTGGCCCCTGGCCTGGTCCGTGTGTGCAAGGCCGGAGGTGCTCAGCATGCACCCTGCTCCTCCCCCAGTACCAGGGCCGCATCAATGAGCTGCTGCTGTCGGTCATCACTTGGGTGGGCATCGTCATCTCCCTGGTCTGCCTGGCCATCTGCATCTCCACCTTCTGCTTCCTGCGGGGACTGCAGACCGACCGGAACACTATCCACAAGAACCTCTGCATCAACCTTTTCCTGGCAGAGCTGCTGTTCCTCGTTGGGATAGACAAGACTCAGTATGAGGTGGGTGGGACTCTGGGGCAGGAGTGGAAGGGGCGGCAGGGAGGTGATGCTCACTGGCTGGTCGGCGGCCAGGGCAGCCCCTCACCTGTGttgcctccccacccctgcccccagatcGCCTGCCCCATTTTCGCGGGCCTGCTGCACTACTTCTTCCTGGCCGCCTTCTCCTGGCTGTGCCTGGAGGGTGTGCACCTCTACCTGCTGCTGGTGGAGGTGTTTGAGAGCGAGTACTCCCGCACCAAGTACTACTACCTGGGCGGGTACTGCTTCCCTGCCCTGGTGGTGGGCATCGCGGCCGCCATCGACTACCGCAGCTACGGCACCGAGAAGGCGTGAGTGCCCCCTCCACCCAGTCTCTCCTCCTTGCTGGTTCCCTGCTCAGCAGCTTCCCTGGGGCCAGGACCCTCAGGGCACTGGCCTCCCTTCTCCTGAGCTCTGGGGCCCCAGTCATTAGAGTCCCTGGGCCCTGGGAGTCAGAGGGAGGGAAGGGCGcaccgcccaccccccaccccccgcccgccTCACTTTccgccccccatccccacccctcccttcccGGCTCTGCTTCCTTTACAGTTGTTGGCTCCGAGTGGACAATTACTTCATCTGGAGCTTCATTGGGCCCGTCTCCTTTGTCATTGTGGTGAGTTGGAAGGCAGTATCCCCAGCGTTGAGTCTGTCCTTCATCCAGACCAGCTCTGACCCCCAGACCCCCATTCTCCCCAAGCCCTTGAAAACTGAGCAGCCAACTGAGGCTAAAAGAGCAGCTTGCATCTGTAAAGCTCCAGCACTGAGGCTTGTCTGTCTAGGAGCTGTGGTGTGAGCTCCCGCTGTGTCAGGCCCTGGGCCCTGTCCCCCCAGCTCCAAGAGCCACATTAAGTTGCCCCAGTTGTCAGGCACCGAGGGgccggaaatggcaacccattgcaggattctttcttgggaaatcccatggacagaggagcctgggcggtatagtccatggggtcgcaaaaaagttggacataacgGAGCACACACAGCagcagaggggaccctgaagcagGGGGTGGGAGCTGAGATGTGGTCAGGAGCCGCTGCTCGGAGGCAGAGGGACTGCGGGCCAGCCTTCCCCTTGCCCGCCTCCAggtgaacctggtgttcctcatGGTGACTCTGCACAAGATGGTCCGGAGCTCGTCTGTGCTCAAGCCTGACTCCAGTCGCCTCGACAACATTAAGTGagcacccctccccacacccctgcccTGGCACCTCTGAGCTGGGCCCAGCCTCTCCTAGGTTTTCCTGAAAGGTGGTGTTCTCACCTCTGGTGTTGCTTTCTAAGGACAAAGGTGGTGTTTTACTATGTTGTTTATGTATCTGTGTAATGAGTATTAGAAAACATGGCCATCATTGCATAGGGTGAGACTGAGCTCACAAAGCAAGTCCAGGGAgtcccctggaggtccagtggtcaggattcggtgctttcactgccgagggtgtgggttcagtccctggctggggaactaaagatcccacaagtcgTTTAAGGTGGCCGAAAAAAATACGCGAGTCCGTTTCAGGGTAACTTAAAGACAAATAGGCAACAGAAGATAGATTAAAGGTTTGGAAGTGTGGCCAAGAGGATGAAGGATGCAGGAGAATGACCGGCTATTCAGAGAACCCTGACCGTCCCCCCAACCTCCACATGCCCCCTAGGCCTAGCTGGGCTGATGAGGGTCGCTGGGCAGGCCCGCTTACGCCAGGGCAGTGTCCAGGCTTGCTGGAATAGGGACACGCAGCAGGGCATGGCGGGGACTCTGACGTcctgtctcctccccacccccccagatCTTGGGCCCTGGGGGCCATTGCGCTGCTCTTCCTGCTGGGCCTCACATGGGCTTTCGGCCTCCTCTTCATCAACAAGGAATCGGTGGTCATGGCCTATCTCTTCACCACCTTCAATGccttccagggggtcttcatcTTCGTCTTTCACTGCGCCTTACAGAAGAAGGTGAGTTCCAGGGAAGGGGGCCAGGGGCCTGCCTTCTGCAGCGGGACCTGTGTCTGCCTGGAGGGAAGCACAGGCTCAGGCAGGTTCTAGCCGGGGGTGAGGAGGGTTCTGGAAGACAGCAAGATACAGGAGCCCAGAGGAATGAGAAAGCAAGACAGATGTGGAAAGTCAGGAGAGCTCAGGGCAGGGACTTAGCTTGGGGTGTAGATTAAGCGTGTGGAGGTGTGCCTGGGTGCCACCCAGACAGAACATTTCCTACTTTAATAGTCGCAGGGTAAACCGTGAGTTTTGTGGTGACAGgaagtttcctttttaaataaagggTGTTAAAGTCTGAATCTTTAAAGaggtaacagaagcagaggaatgTGGAGAAGAGCATACAGGCTGTAGACTCAAGACGGAAGCCAGGGGAACGGGGCCAAGGAGTGTTAGACTTCATCTTGAAGGAGTGGGGAGCCCCAGTCAGGCCGTTGTTGATCTCGGAGGACAGTGAGGTGGGTAAGGCAACACGGGGAGTGAAGAAGGCAGGGATCACTGGTCTTGGCTGCAAGGTCAGCTGTGTTCCCGCTCTGATCAAAGGTCCTCACTGGACACACAGCAACAGTGACAAGCTTACAGAGCTCTCCTGCCGGCCCACAGGGTCCAACCTGGGCTCCCCCTTTGCTTCCCTTTCCTCCAGCCATGCTGTGTCTTCTGTTCCCTCAGACACTTAGACGTGGACCTTCCTCAAGGCTtgtcccctgcccctccccagatATCTGCGGGGCCCACTGCCTTGTTTCTTTCAGGTCCTTGCCAAAATGTCTCCTTAGTGAGTCCCCCCGCTCCCCCGTCTGTTGGacatcaccacccccacccctgccgccAGCACCCGCCTAACCCCCGGCCATGGTTCTCTGAGCAGACATTCTACGTAACGAACTGATGTTGTAGATGTGTTCAGTCTCTCTCTGCTGGAAGATACCAGCTCTGAGAAGTAGGGCTTTGGTTCTGATTTGCATCTGTCCTCGGGGCCTAAACCACACTTGGCATATAGAAGATGCTCCTTGAAGATGTGCTGAGCGAATGAACAGAGGAGGACTTAATGGTGAAGGTGGAGAAAGGAGGACGGGCCTGAGTGAGAAGAGAGCCTGCTAGGCTGAccgctgggggcaggaggagacggcgGGGTTTCTGATGCCCACCAGGAGCCTGGTCTCGGGACTGCCAAGGCTGGGGCACCTACTGCCAACTGCCTGTCgtcctcaccccctcccccacaggTGCATAAGGAGTACAGCAAGTGCCTGCGTCACTCCTACTGCTGCATCCGCTCCCCGCCCGGGGGCGCGCACGGCTCACTCAAGACCTCAGCGATGCGGAGCAACACCCGCTACTACACAGGGACCCAGGTACGCAGGCAGGGCCGGCGCCCCGGCGCTGAGGGCCAACCCAAGGGGGCGGGGCAGTTCTCTGCCCAGGTCCCTGGTGGTGCCCATCAGGCCCGGGGAGGGCGGGCGGCCCAAGGGCCCCTCACGTCTGGGTTACGTCCCCAGAGCCGAATCCGGAGGATGTGGAACGACACCGTGAGGAAGCAGACAGAATCCTCCTTCATGGCAGGCGACATCAACAGCACCCCTACCCTGAACCGAGGTGAGGGAGCACTCCTGAGCCCCACCTGCGCTCCCTTTGAGGTTCTCCCAGCTGCCTCGTGACCTCTTCCCTCCTGGGCAGGTACCATGGGGAACCATCTGCTGACCAACCCTGTGCTGCAGCCCCGTGGGGGCACCAGCCCCTACAACACCCTCATTGCCGAGTCGGTGGGCTTCAACCCCTCCTCGCCCCCAGTCTTCAACTCCCCAGGTGAGCGCATGCTGGTGCCGGGAGAGGGTGTCAGGTCTGGGGGTGCGGAGGGTCTCTACGGGGGTCACCCTCGTGCCTCCCCAACTGGACAGAGTCTAGACCCAGCATTCTGAGCCTGCTCTCATCTTCTCTCTATTCCTTCCTGGCTGGCACCTTCAGGGAGCTACCGGGAACCCAGTAAGTGTGACCGTTTCCTGGTGACGTTTCCAAGGGTGGGAGGGGAATGCGACAGTGGCCCCCTCTGGTGACCCCATCTTAGAAGAACTGGggtgcccccccacacacagacagGAGTCTCTGGCTTGGCAGCTGGCTGGATGATGTTGCATTTGGTGGGGAGTGAAGGTGATGGAGATCATGGGAAAGGGGCCTGGCCACCCAGGCTCATACTGCTGAGTCTCCAAGCCCCCAGGTGGGAGGGGACCCTGGGGAAATCGGTCCCCACATCCACCCCCACTCACCTTCTGCTGAGCTAGTATCCCCACTGCcagtgagggagagagggaatagaagaccccagaccccaggaaaAGCCAGGGGAAGGCAGACACCCACCTCCCACGCGGCCCACATCCCGTCCACTGCCCAGGTCCCCTCCTGAGCTGCTCCCTCCTGCCTGCAGAGCACCCCTTGGGAGGCCGGGAAGCCTGCGGCATGGACACGCTGCCCCTCAACGGCAACTTCAACAACAGCTACTCCTTGCGAAGCGGGGATTTCCCTCCGGGGGATGGGGCCCCTGAGCCCCCTCGAGGCCGGAACCTGGCCGACGCCGCTGCCTTCGAGAAGATGATCATCTCGGAGCTGGTGCACAACAACCTGCGGGGGGGCAGCGGCGGGGCCAAGGGCCCCCCACCACCGGAGCCGCCTGTGCCGCCAGTGccggggggcggcggggaggaAGAGGCCGGCGGGCCCGGGGGCGCTGACCGGGCCGAGATCGAACTTCTCTACAAGGCCCTGGAGGAGCCACTGCTGCTGCCCCGGGCCCAGTCGGTGCTGTACCAGAGCGATCTGGACGAGTCGGAGAGCTGCACGGCGGAGGACGGAGCCACCAGCCGGCCCCTCTCCTCGCCTCCAGGCCGGGACTCCCTCTACGCCAGCGGGGCCAACCTGCGGGACTCGCCCTCCTACCCGGACAGCAGCCCCGAGGGGCCCAGTGaggctctgcccccacccccacccgcaccCCCCGGCCCCCCGGAAATCTACTACACCTCGCGCCCGCCGGCCCTGGTGGCCCGGAATCCCCTGCAGGGCTACTACCAGGTGCGGCGGCCCAGCCACGAGGGCTACCTGGCGGCCCCGGGCCTTGAGGGGCCAGGGCCCGACGGGGACGGGCAGATGCAACTGGTTACCAGTCTCTGAGGGACCTCACGGACCGGGGGCTGGTGGCCCGGGCCAGGGAGGGGCCCCTGGGTGGGGCTCTGGTGGGAGCGGGAGACAGATGGAGACAGTGGCCGATGGGCCACTCTCTCCAGGCGCCCCTTGGCCGTGGGCCCTCCAGGCCCCTTGGGGGCTCCGCTGTGGGGGCCCGAGGTGCAGGGTTCACAGACAGGGTTTCCCACCAGCCATGTGCACCAGCTCAATTCGGGGGAAGTGCAGTGAGGAGCCAAGAGGTCCCCAGGGGAGTGAGGAAGGAGACATTGGAAGGGTGCAACCCACCCTTGACTTCCCCCGCCCCCCTACCCTTCCTGCTCCCTGGAGGGAAATGAGGGTTCTGCTTGCCCTGGGCCAAAGGCCCTGCTGGATGAAGCCTGGCAGCTGCTCCTCTCTTTGCAGCCGGAAGTGCTGCCGGCTGCACCCAGATGGAGCAGTGGGCGCAGGACAGATGGACAGGTTCCTCTGCACTCCAGTTCCATGCTCCTCCTCAGAGACTGGGGCCTCTGGCCTGGGAGAGAGCCCTCGGAGGGGGAGAAAGCCCCAGGGCGAGAGGAACGGGCAGTTGTGGCTGGTGGTTTACAGGTGGAACTTTCTCTGAAGCTCCTTCTCTCTGCTTTGTCCCCGCTTTCCCGGCAAGCCTGCCCCCTCAGCCCTCCCTGAGTGCACCCAATGACCCCCTCCCTTGGGGCGACTCCTGATGAAGCACAACTCCCCGCAGGGCCCCCAGCCCACAGGGGTGGCCATATTTGAGCAGTTCCCAGTCCTGTGGGCTCGGCTATCTGGGGAGCAGATTTTGGGTCTGGAGCTCCCTGGGGAGTGGGTCCTGGGCTTGGATCTTTCCCTAGGGGGCCCTCTTAccccccctttcctcctcctcctcttcccccattgctgtaaatatttcaatgaaatggaaaaggaaaaaaaagacaaaaaaagaaagaaagaaaatctcatCACTTGAAGCCACCGGGAGCCTGCGGCCCGGCCAGCCCGGGATTTCTCCGGAGCAGAGCTGCGCCGCTGGGCCCTGGCAGCCAGGACTTCTCCATGTACGTGTGCATCCTCCAGCCGGGGTGGGCGGGCCACCAGAGCAGCTTTTTACAATCCAGAGACAAACAATCTAGAAGCAACATCGAAACAAAGAACCCGTTCCCTTCCCCTGACACCTGGTTCTGTCGCCTCTCCCCGTTCTGCCTCTCCCTGGCATCAGTCAGCCCTCCTGGGGCGTGTACCTCACTGCCTGCCCCAGGGCTCGGCCTGTCTCCCCCGCCCATCCCTGTGGCCCGGGGAGGCACCCTCACGCCCAAAGATGCTTCTGCCGAGATGGCTGCGCTGTCCCTTTTGAGTTCCTGCTTCTTGTATATTGCTTCTGGGACTCTGGGCCTGGGAAGAAGGGGCTgatttcctgcctagagaagttgaCAGGGGAAGGAAAATGAGGGCAGCAGTGTTTGCTGGGGGCGGGTAGGACTGAGAAGGAAGAACTGGGAGTGGTGAGGTGGTCGTCTCTCACGGGGTGGGGAGGCCGAAGCGAGAGATCACCttgcctgcccccaccctcctgcaGGAGAGGCAAGCCAGGTACTAGGGCCCGGCTGGGGTGTCTCCTGAGgacctctccctgccccctctccagTCTGTCTCCCTGGCCTTCCCagcacccccccccacctcttTGGGGGTAGCATAGTCCCATTGCCATAGCCCAGCCCTGTCATTGCCATTTCCCCAGGGGTAGCCCTCCACCTTTGCTCTGACCCCTCATCTCTTTTGTCCCTCTTTTCTCACAAGTGCCATGAGTTTTCAAACATCTTTGGGTCTCAGCCTGCTGCTGCCATGAACTTCTTTGGGTTCAGGGGGAGGGACTCTAGGGAGGAACTGGGGAAAAGGGGTGGAGGGGTGGCTGGAGGGACCCTTTTTGCTGCTAGAAagcccctcccttctcctgagGAGCTGGGGCTGGCTGGCCCCCATCAGTTAGGGGAGAAGGGGCCAGACCAAAGAAGGTGGTCTGTCCCATGCCGGGGCACAGGTGTGGGGAGAAGATAAGGCTGGGTTCCATCTGTTTTCTGGGAGGGTTGACCCCTTTCACCAGACTATGGGCAGGTCTGAACGGGGAGGGGAAGGATGGGAACAGTCTTGCCCCGGTGGCTCCGTGAGGAAGGTATGGGGCCGCTCCACGACTTTCCTTGACTTCATTAGGCCAGAACTCCTCTCTGGGGACTAGAGAGCTGCTGGGAGACAAGGGTAGGTGGAAGGGTGGGCCTGGCCCAAGCATCGGCCAGGCTAGAGAGTCAGACTGCCTCTGGCACCAGCAGAGAGGTCTggaagaggtggggggggggggggaggctggggggagaGGTCCCAGGGGACTGGAGGCAAGCAAGGCGTCCCGCTTCCTCTCCCCTGCCCAGTCCTCCGTTTATCTCTCCAGACTCTGACAATCAAGGGGAGAGAGGGTGCAGCGGGCCCCGGGGTTCCCATTCCAGCCAGAATCCCCAAGGTGGGTTCCCAGGCCTCAGAGCTGTGTGGCAGGGCCCTCTGGTCGGTAGGTCCAGACACTGCAGCCCAGCACGAGGCCACCCTGAGCGCCCAggtgtccccccacccctgccagacCTGGTGCCTTgatgcccccaccccagctgggACAGTATAGAGGAGGAAGGGTCTTGGTTTCCTCTCCTACTCCCTTCCTTGGGCTCCTGAATTCATTTGCTTTGAAATCTTGTTAATTATTTTTCTCCGGGTTTGGTGTTttgggtttcttttggggggggCGGGTTTGGTTTTCTTTGCCTTCCTTTCTCTCAGTGTCTCCACCTCTTCCCCTGtgtctttctcactgtctccGTGTTCCTCTTCTCTCACCCTCAGTTTCTCTCTGTCCATTCGggccccctcccctcttctcccatGACCCCAGTCCCTCCTGGTCTCCTTTTCGATATGCCAAACCAATTTTGGGTCGAGTGCATTTAACGAGAACAAAACAAAAGGCTCATAACAACAAGAAcgtttcagaaaaaaacaaaaagttaaaaaaaaaattgttgagtcaaaaatcaataaagaaattaaGATTTCTTGGAATGACAAGAGTGGCATGACTCACTGCGGTGGGGGGGGCGCGTTGGGGGTGTGGTGACAGGCACTGGAGCGGCTCTTCACAGCATCCCTGAGGCTgtgacagagaggagcctgcacTGCTGTTCAGAACTCATGGCAGAGGCCTGGGGAGTCAGAGCCATCCATGTTC is a window of Muntiacus reevesi chromosome 1, mMunRee1.1, whole genome shotgun sequence DNA encoding:
- the ADGRL1 gene encoding adhesion G protein-coupled receptor L1 isoform X2, whose protein sequence is MARLAAALWSLCVTAILVTSATQGLSRAGLPFGLMRRELACEGYPIELRCPGSDVIMVENANYGRTDDKICDADPFQMENVQCYLPDAFKIMSQRCNNRTQCVVVAGSDAFPDPCPGTYKYLEVQYDCVPYIFVCPGTLQKVLEPTSTHESEHQSGAWCKDPLQAGDRIYVMPWIPYRTDTLTEYASWEDYVAARHTTTYRLPNRVDGTGFVVYDGAVFYNKERTRNIVKYDLRTRIKSGETVINTANYHDTSPYRWGGKTDIDLAVDENGLWVIYATEGNNGRLVVSQLNPYTLRFEGTWETGYDKRSASNAFMVCGVLYVLRSVYVDDDSEAAGNRVDYAFNTNANREEPVSLAFPNPYQFVSSVDYNPRDNQLYVWNNYFVVRYSLEFGPPDPSAGPATSPPLSTTTTARPTPLTSTASPAATTPLRRAPLTTHPVGAINQLGPDLPPATAPAPSTRRPPAPNLHVSPELFCEPREVRRVQWPATQQGMLVERPCPKGTRGIASFQCLPALGLWNPRGPDLSNCTSPWVNQVAQKIKSGENAANIASELARHTRGSIYAGDVSSSVKLMEQLLDILDAQLQALRPIERESAGKNYNKMHKRERTCKDYIKAVVETVDNLLRPEALESWKDMNATEQVHTATMLLDVLEEGAFLLADNVREPARFLAAKQNVVLEVTVLNTEGQVQELVFPQEYPSENSIQLSANTIKQNSRNGVVKVVFILYNNLGLFLSTENATVKLAGEAGSGGPGGASLVVNSQVIAASINKESSRVFLMDPVIFTVAHLEAKNHFNANCSFWNYSERSMLGYWSTQGCRLVESNKTHTTCACSHLTNFAVLMAHREIYQGRINELLLSVITWVGIVISLVCLAICISTFCFLRGLQTDRNTIHKNLCINLFLAELLFLVGIDKTQYEIACPIFAGLLHYFFLAAFSWLCLEGVHLYLLLVEVFESEYSRTKYYYLGGYCFPALVVGIAAAIDYRSYGTEKACWLRVDNYFIWSFIGPVSFVIVVNLVFLMVTLHKMVRSSSVLKPDSSRLDNIKSWALGAIALLFLLGLTWAFGLLFINKESVVMAYLFTTFNAFQGVFIFVFHCALQKKVHKEYSKCLRHSYCCIRSPPGGAHGSLKTSAMRSNTRYYTGTQSRIRRMWNDTVRKQTESSFMAGDINSTPTLNRGTMGNHLLTNPVLQPRGGTSPYNTLIAESVGFNPSSPPVFNSPGSYREPKHPLGGREACGMDTLPLNGNFNNSYSLRSGDFPPGDGAPEPPRGRNLADAAAFEKMIISELVHNNLRGGSGGAKGPPPPEPPVPPVPGGGGEEEAGGPGGADRAEIELLYKALEEPLLLPRAQSVLYQSDLDESESCTAEDGATSRPLSSPPGRDSLYASGANLRDSPSYPDSSPEGPSEALPPPPPAPPGPPEIYYTSRPPALVARNPLQGYYQVRRPSHEGYLAAPGLEGPGPDGDGQMQLVTSL